The proteins below are encoded in one region of Oryzias melastigma strain HK-1 linkage group LG7, ASM292280v2, whole genome shotgun sequence:
- the LOC112158720 gene encoding nuclear factor 7, brain, whose product MASSSYSEDLTCSVCLSLFTEPVTLFCGHSFCRECITTFLSSQRCCPQCRSEVYMEKTSLTTNHALKSLAERTKEIERIKKESGTDSQVNEWLCSEHEEKLKLFCVTDQQFVCLICRDGEKHEGHKFKPVKEAAESLKKEFQVFLQTVSAEISAAEKRAKTQNEEITKTKEKSQKLISQISCQFQEMHKFLWKREAEIKNELKLKENEEVEKMNKSANKIERVLSSNKKIEEKMKSALEITNSERFLKMYTKENSVVKTKTYFQQKAEKLPVINSCLSMGVYESHLQFFVWKEMLQVIQPKPEQLSLSCQSPDGIVSDDGRSVRSACQQCKTYQKQLSNPNSRYHCGHQIRRVYNIPTTGNNTQPPTALSYNKFTTGQHYWEVDVGQMNSWKLGLQYYFMSCNGGRYTISKNNLKKNATFTGNIKKLGIYLNCFTKELSFYDADSMQLIETITYQLPDPVAAYFHIQNKEDQFPLTVCWY is encoded by the exons ATGGCGTCTTCTTCTTACTCTGAAGATCTGACTTGCTCCGTGTGTCTGAGCCTTTTTACAGAGCCGGTGACTCTCTTCTGTGGACATTCTTTCTGCAGAGAATGTATCACCACTTTTCTGAGCTCACAGCGGTGCTGTCCACAGTGCAGGTCAGAAGTTTATATGGAGAAAACATCTCTGACTACCAACCACGCCCTGAAGAGTCTCGCTGAAAGAACCAAAGAGATCGAGAGGATCAAGAAAGAATCTGGGACTGACAGTCAG GTCAATGAATGGTTGTGCTCTGAGCATGAAGAAAAGCTGAAGCTCTTCTGCGTCACGGATCAGCAGTTTGTTTGCCTCATATGCAGAGACGGAGAGAAACACGAAGGACACAAGTTCAAGCCAGTGAAAGAAGCAGCTGAGTCTCTGAAGAAGGAGTTTCAGGTTTTTCTGCAAACGGTTTCTGCTGAAATAtctgctgcagagaaaagagccaaaacacaaaatgaagaaatcacCAAAACTAAAGAGAAATCTCAGAAGCTGATAAGTCAAATCAGCTGCCAGTTTCAGGAGATGCACAAGTTCTTATGGAAGAGAGAAGCTGAGATAAAGAATGAGCTGAAACTGAAAGAGAATGAAGAAGttgagaaaatgaacaaaagtgcCAATAAAATAGAAAGAGTTTTGtcaagtaacaaaaaaatagaggAGAAGATGAAATCTGCTCTGGAAATAACTAACTCTGAGagatttctgaaaatgtatacTAAGGAAAACTctgtggtaaaaacaaaaacttattttcaacAGAAAGCTGAAAAACTCCCGGTGATAAACTCCTGTCTGTCCATGGGTGTGTATGAAAGCCACCTGCAGTTCTTTGTGTGGAAAGAGATGCTTCAGGTCATCCAACCAAAACCAGAACAACTGTCTCTGTCATGTCAAAGTCCAGATGGGAttgtttctgatgatggacgaAGTGTCCGCTCTGCATGTCAACAATGCAAGACTTATCAGAAACAACTATCTAACCCTAATAGCCGTTACCATTGTGGTCATCAAATACGGAGAGTATACAATATCCCAACAACTGGAAACAATACACAACCACCAACTGCACTCAGCTACAATAAGTTCACCACAGGCCAGCATTACTGGGAGGTCGATGTTGGACAGATGAATTCCTGGAAGCTGGGCCTCCAATATTATTTCATGAGCTGTAATGGTGGTAGATACACTATTTCCAAAAACAATCtcaagaaaaatgcaacatttacaGGAAACATTAAGAAATTAGGAATTTATCTGAACTGCTTCACAAAGGAGCTTTCTTTTTATGATGCAGACAGCATGCAGCTCATAGAGACCATAACCTACCAACTCCCAGACCCAGTGGCTGCATATTTTCATATACAGAATAAGGAGGATCAGTTTCCTCTGACCGTGTGCTGGTACTGA
- the LOC112158606 gene encoding nuclear factor 7, brain, with the protein MASPSYSEDLNCSLCLTLFNSPVVLPCGHSFCSPCITEALSARQQCPLCSSAVAAEEAKCLPANLILKSLVEKAQRGDQAAKAAGMCPEHEEKFKLFCLTDLQLACIICRDGEKHEGHKFKPIKEAAQSLRSDLETFLQRAAEDINATEQLTKAQRENIKETREKSKQLMVQISRQFQEMHQFLRKREDEINNELKCQEADAVEKMMEALTTMETALCESKELESKAASALKITDPEKFLRTWTEGGSPMTRESLFKSRANTLQVVNRALSLEQYESHLQLFMWKEMLQVISPREERLTLKSSSPNVSVSDDGRSVFCAGALNQPRSGVSFGGSQSAQAFSFGVSQSAFGTQNRDLYGTPAFETASNTTGFWNFFTESPSKYSTLSTTEFITGQHYWEINVGNRDFWEVGINNNFLQYKQQKYAACYPDRIQELALENKPKKIGIYLNLSSNKLIFFNAGNMTKIHSRSLAVMSEPVSAYISMTHRNPDYSPLTVCWF; encoded by the exons ATGGCATCGCCTTCATACTCTGAAGACCTGAATTGTTCTCTCTGTCTGACCCTCTTCAACAGCCCGGTGGTTCTCCCATGCGGACACTCCTTCTGCAGCCCGTGCATCACAGAGGCGCTGAGCGCACGGCAGCAGTGTCCTCTGTGTAGCTCTGCTGTTGCAGCTGAAGAAGCAAAATGTCTTCCTGCCAACCTGATCCTGAAGAGCCTCGTGGAAAAGGCCCAGCGAGGAGACCAGGCAGCAAAG GCGGCCGGGATGTGCCCTGAGCACGAAGAAAAGTTCAAACTCTTCTGCCTCACAGACCTGCAACTGGCCTGCATCATATGCAGAGATGGGGAAAAACATGAAGGACACAAGTTCAAACCCATCAAAGAAGCTGCGCAGTCACTGAGGAGCGATTTGGAGACGTTTCTCCAAAGAGCTGCTGAGGACATCAACGCCACCGAACAACTCACCAAAGCTCAGAgggaaaatataaaagaaaccAGAGAGAAGTCTAAGCAGCTGATGGTCCAGATCAGTCGACAGTTTCAGGAGATGCACCAGTTTTTGAGAAAGAGAGAAGATGAGATAAATAATGAGCTGAAATGCCAAGAGGCAGACGCAGTGGAGAAAATGATGGAGGCATTGACCACGATGGAAACAGCTCTGTGTGAGAGCAAAGAGCTGGAAAGCAAAGCGGCCTCAGCCCTGAAGATCACTGACCCAGAGAAGTTCCTGAGGACATGGACTGAAGGTGGAAGCCCAATGACTCGAGAGAGCTTATTCAAATCCAGAGCCAACACGCTCCAGGTGGTGAACAGGGCTTTGAGCTTGGAGCAGTATGAAAGCCACCTGCAGCTCTTCATGTGGAAGGAGATGCTTCAGGTGATCTCACCTCGAGAAGAACGCCTCACTCTCAAAAGCAGCAGTCCTAACGTTTCTGTGAGCGATGACGGCCGGAGTGTTTTTTGTGCAGGGGCTTTAAACCAGCCCCGGAGTGGGGTTTCATTTGGAGGATCACAATCAGCACAAGCATTTTCTTTTGGAGTATCACAATCAGCTTTTGGGACACAAAACAGGGATTTATATGGAACTCCAGCTTTTGAAACAGCTAGTAATACCACtggtttttggaattttttcaCAGAATCACCCTCCAAATATTCCACCCTCAGCACCACTGAGTTCATCACTGGCCAGCACTACTGGGAAATAAACGTCGGAAACAGAGATTTCTGGGAAGTTGGAATCAATAACAACTTTCTTCAgtacaaacagcaaaaatatgCAGCTTGTTATCCAGATAGAATCCAGGAGCTAGCATTGGAGAACAAACCTAAAAAGATCGGCATTTACTTGAACTTGTCCTCCAACAAGCTGATTTTCTTCAATGCAGGCAACATGACAAAGATCCACAGCAGGAGCCTAGCTGTCATGTCTGAGCCGGTATCTGCGTACATTAGCATGACACACAGAAACCCAGACTACAGTCCTCTGACCGTCTGCTGGTTCTGA